In Dromiciops gliroides isolate mDroGli1 chromosome 4, mDroGli1.pri, whole genome shotgun sequence, one DNA window encodes the following:
- the TNFSF12 gene encoding tumor necrosis factor ligand superfamily member 12: protein MATRRSQRRKGRRGALGTALLPTLVLALGLSLACFGLLLVVISLGTQASPFPQDPAQQELVEEKEAEAVMQMISQSQNLAPILKRRVRLPRAVKGQKPRPRKANAAHYEVRPKEGMDRALAGMDGTVSGWEEAKINRTNPLSYDAKSAEFTVTRAGLYYLYCQVHFDEGKAVYLKLDLLVDGSLALRCLEEFSATAASSPSQQLRLCQVSGLLLLRPGVSLKIRTLPLAHLKAVPFLTYFGLFQV from the exons atggcTACCCGTAGGAGCCAGAGgcggaaagggagaaggggggcgCTGGGCACCGCCCTGCTACCCACCCTGGTCCTGGCCCTGGGCCTCTCTCTTGCCTGTTTCGGCCTCCTACTTGTGGTTATCAGCTTGGGGACCCAGGCATCCCCATTCCCCCAG GACCCAGCCCAGCAAGAGCTGGTGGAAGAGAAGGAGGCTGAGGCAGTGATG CAAATGATTTCTCAAAGCCAGAATCTAGCTCCTATCCTGAAGAGAAGAGTTCGCCTTCCCCGTG CTGTGAAGGGTCAGAAACCTCGGCCTCGAAAGGCGAATGCAGCCCACTACGAAG TTCGTCCAAAAGAAGGGATGGATAGAGCTTTGGCTG GGATGGATGGGACAGTGAGTGGCTGGGAGGAGGCCAAGATCAACAGAACCAATCCACTGAGTTATGATGCCAAGAGTGCAGAATTTACAGTTACCAGGGCTGGCCTCTACTACCTGTACTGTCAG GTACACTTTGATGAGGGGAAGGCTGTATACCTGAAGCTGGACTTGCTTGTGGATGGTTCCTTGGCTCTGCGCTGCCTGGAAGAGTTCTCAGCCACAGCAGCCAGCTCTCCAAGCCAGCAGCTCAGGCTCTGCCAGGTTTCAGGGCTACTGCTCCTACGTCCAGGAGTCTCCCTGAAGATTCGCACTCTCCCCTTGGCACACCTCAAGGCTGTCCCTTTCCTTACCTACTTTGGACTCTTCCAAGTGTAG
- the TNFSF13 gene encoding tumor necrosis factor ligand superfamily member 13: protein MSPSLLWPRPLPGQTGGPSRDPALSVSLWLSWGTALGVAACVVALLTQQAELQTLRGEVAQLKGNGGSHQKGDRQPLLIPHNQGTDELEALKEEEMSRRKREVLTQEHQHKRKRSVLHLIPINSTSREDSDVTEIMWEPALRHGGGLQPQGHVVGVRETGMYLLYSQVLFHDVRFTMGQVVHREGQGREILSRCVCSMPSNPHQAYNSCYTAGVFQLYQGDILSLTIPRAGAKLDLTPHGTFLGLVKL, encoded by the exons ATGTCTCCTTCTTTGCTATGGCCTAGGCCCCTCCCTGGGCAAACAGGGGGTCCAAGCCGAGACCCAGCACTCTCGGTTTCCCTTTGGTTGAGTTGGGGGACAGCTCTGGGGGTGGCAGCCTGTGTGGTGGCACTACTAACCCAGCAAGCAGAGCTCCAGACCCTGAGGGGAGAGGTGGCCCAGCTGAAAGGGAATGGAGGGTCTCACCAGAAGGGAGATAGGCAACCTTTGCTGATCCCCCACAATCAG ggcACTGATGAACTGGAAGCTTTGAAGGAGGAGGAAATGtctagaaggaagagagaagtccTCACCCAAGAACATCAGCACAAGA GAAAACGTTCAGTTCTCCATCTTATTCCCATTAACAGTACCTCCAGAG AGGATTCTGATGTGACAGAGATAATGTGGGAGCCAGCACTGAGGCATGGTGGAGGTCTGCAACCACAAGGACATGTTGTTGGAGTCCGGGAGACTGGAATGTATCTCCTGTACAGCCAG GTGCTGTTTCATGATGTAAGGTTCACCATGGGTCAGGTGGTGCATCGGGAGGGGCAAGGAAGGGAGATCCTATCCCGATGTGTCTGTAGCATGCCCTCCAACCCCCACCAGGCCTATAACAGCTGCTACACTGCAG gTGTGTTCCAGCTATACCAAGGGGATATTTTGAGTCTCACAATTCCTCGGGCAGGAGCCAAACTTGATCTTACTCCCCATGGCACTTTCTTGGGTTTGGTGAAACTTTGA